The sequence below is a genomic window from Acidimicrobiales bacterium.
TGTGAGGCGGCTACCAGACGGCCATTGGATACATGAGGTGTGCCCCCCGATCTCGGCGGGCTGACGGCGCACTGTGGACGGCGGCAAGGCCCTATGTGGGTTCCCAGGAGCCATGATTGTCTCAGCACTAATCAAGCGCGGCCGAGACGTAGCGTCGACGCCATGCGCGACGGTGCGCACGGCGCTGCTCTCATCCCACGGCCCAACCGTCTGGGCAGACGGTCACCACGACGTGGAGGGGTACGACTGAGATGACCGAGGCGCAAAGGCTTCGGAGGCCACGATGAAAAAGAGCCATGACGAGGCCAAGACCGCCGAGGCGATGGTCGTGCTGTTCGACGTGGACGAGACCTTGGTTCATACCGGCGGGTCGGGGGCGCGCTGCTGGAAAGCGGCATTCCAGAAGCTGTACGACATCCCCGCGGATATCGGCGAGCACAGCTCGGCCGGCGAGACCGACCCACAGGTGGCCCGGGCCACGTTCAAAGGAGTCATCGGCCGTGACCCCAGCGCGGACGAGCTCGGCAAGCTCTACGCCGCCTACCTGCTGCACCTGGCCGACGACATCTGGAAATCCGAGGGCTACCGCGTGCTCGCCGGCGCGGAGGAGACCCTGGTGCACCTGGGGCAGGCCGGGGTCATGCTCGGACTGGTGTCTGGTGCCATGGAAGGCGCAGCACGGACCAAGCTCGCTCCCGCCAACCTCAACCGATTCTTCATCTTCGGTGCCTACGGCTCGGACTCGCCCGACCGGGCCGAGCTGACCCGCCTGGCCATCGAAAAGGCCACCCGCTTACACGAGAAGCTCACACCGGCCCATGTGTACGTCGTAGGCGACACCCCCCACGACATGGAGGCGACCAAGGCGGCAGGGGCCGTGCCGGTGGGAGTAGCTAGCGGCCACTACTCCGCCAACGAGCTGAGAGCGGCCGGCGCCGCCCACGTGCTGGTGTCCCTCGAAGAGCCGTTCCCCGGCTTATCCGGGAGCTGACCGGGGCGGGCATGAACGTGAACGATCCCAAGGAGGTTCGCGATGGCGAAGAAGGAGGTAAGGGTACGCCGGGTCTACGACACGCCGGCGCCCGCAGATGGGGCCCGGGTGCTGGTCGACCGGATCTGGCCGCGGGGGTTGACCAAGGACAAGGCCCATCTCGACGAGTGGTGCAAGGAGGTGGCACCTTCGACCGAGCTGCGAAAGTGGTATAGCCACGACCCCTCGCGGTTCGAGGAGTTCACCCGCCGCTACCACGCCGAGCTGAAACAACGCGCGCGATCCGACACTCTGGCCCACCTGCGACAGCTGGCGAAGGACCGGACGCTGACCTTGCTTACCGCCACCAAGCAGCCCGACATCAGCGAGGCCGAGGTACTCGCCCGGATGCTCCGTGAGTGACCATGCGCTCGGCCTTCCAACCCGGATAGAGGCGTGCCTGTTCGACCTCGATGGTGTCCTCACCCAGACGGCGAAGGTCCATGCGGCCGCGTGGAAGGAGATGTTCGACGCCTTCCTCGAGGCCCGGGCCGAGAAGACCCGCGAAGCCTTCTTGGCTTTCGACCCCGTCGGCGACTACGACGCCTACGTGGACGGCAAGCCCCGCGCCGACGGCACCCGCTCGTTCCTCGCCTCCCGAGGCATCGAACTGCCCGAGGGAAGCCCCGGCGACCCGCCCGGCGCCGAGACGATACTTGGCCTGGGCAACGCCAAGAACGAGATCGTCCTTCGCCGGCTCCGCAGCGACGGCGTCGAAGCGTATGAGGGGTCGATTCGCTACGTCAGGGCCGTCCGGGGCGCCGGGCTGCGCCCGGCGGTGGTCTCGTCCAGCACCAACTGTGCCGACGTGCTAGTGGCCGCCGGCATCGACGACCTCTTCGACGCGCGTATCGACGGCGTGACCGCGGAGCGCGACCACTTGGCCGGCAAGCCCGCCCCCGACCTGTTCCTCGCGGGAGCCCGGGCCCTCGGGGTCGACCCGGGCGACGCCGCGGTCTTCGAGGATGCCCTGGCCGGAGTGGCAGCGGGCCGGGCAGGGCGGTTCGGCTTCGTGGTCGGCGTCGACCGGGCTGGCCAGGCGGCTGAGCTAAGAGCCCACGGTGCGGACGTCGTCGTGCGCGACCTGGCCGAACTGATGGAGTCCTCATGATCAGCCACCCCGCCTTCAGGGTCGAGCCGTGGTGCCTGCGGGCGACCGAGCTCGACCTGTCGGTCCTCGCACAGGGCGAGTCGGTGTTCGCCCTGGCCAACGGGCACATCGGCTGGCGCGGCAACCTGGACGAGGGAGAGCCGCACGGCCTGCCCGGCTCCTACCTCAACGGCGTCTACGAGTTGCGCCCACTCCCGTACGGGGAACCCGGCTACGGGAACCCGGAGTCCGACCAGACCGCCATCAATGTGACCAACGGCAAGCTCATCCGCCTGCTGGTCGACGACGAGCCTTTCGACGTCCGCTACGGCGAGCTTCGCTCCCATGAACGCTGCCTCGACTTCCGGGCCGGCGTGCTGGAGCGCGCCGCGGAGTGGGCGTCGCCGGCCGGTTCCGCGGTGCGGGTCCGCTCGACCCGGCTTGTGTCGTTCGTGCAACGGTCGGTCGCGGCCATCTGCTACGAGGTCGAGGCCCTCGACGGGCCGCTGCGGGTGGTCGTGCAGTCCGAGCTGGTGGCCAACGAGCAGCTCCCCTCGCCTGACGGCGACCCTCGGGTGGCGGCCGCGCTCGAGGCGCCCCTGGTGGAACAAGAGCACGCCGCCAAAGCCGCCCGGGCGGGGCTCGTGCACTCCACGCGGCGAAGCGGTCTGTGCGTCGCGGCGGTGATGGATCACGTCGTCGACGGGCCGGCGGGAACCCACGTGAGCTCCGAAAGCTTCCCCCACCTCGGCCGTACGACCATCACCGCCGAGATCGCACCGGGACAGCCGCTGCGCCTGGTCAAGTTCGTCGCCTACGGCTGGTCCGCGTCCCGGTCGATACCGGCTGTGCGCGACCAGGCCGACGCTGCGCTCGCCGGGGCGGTCCAGAGCGGCTGGGAAGGCCTGCTCGCCGATCAGCGGGCCTACCTCGACGCCTTCTGGGAGCGCGCTGACGTCGAGCTCGACGGCGACGCCGGGATACAGCAGGCGGTGCGGTTCTCGCTGTTCCACGTGCTGCAGGCCGGCGCCCGGGCCGAGGGCAGAGCGATCGCCGCCAAAGGCCTGACCGGCACCGGCTACGACGGGCACTGCTTCTGGGACACCGAAGCCTTCGTGCTGCCGATGCTCACCCACATCGCCCCCGAGACCGTCGCCCACGCCTTGCGCTGGCGCCACTCCACCCTGGCTTTGGCCACCGAGCGCGCCAGGCAGCTCGGGCTCGCGGGCGCGGCCTTCCCGTGGCGGACCATCCAGGGCGAAGAGTGCTCCAGTTACTGGCCGGCCAGCACGGCCGCGTTCCACGTCAACGCCGACATCGCCGACGCCGTCATCCGATACCTCGACACCACCGACGACAAGGCCTTCGAGCGTTCCGTGGGCCTCGAGCTGCTAACTGAGACGGCACGGCTGTGGTGCTCCCTTGGGCATCGCGACGCCCAGGGCCGGTTCCGGATCGACGGCGTCACCGGGCCTGACGAGTACAGCGCCATCGCCGACAACAACGTCTACACCAACCTCATGGCCCAGCAGAACCTGCGCGCCGCCGCCGAGATCGCCGGCCGCCACCGCGACCGGGCAACCGAGCTCGGCATCGACGAGGCAGAAACGACCGGATGGCGTGAGGCGGCCGAGGCCATGTACATCCCCTACGACGAGAGACTCGGGGTCCACCCCCAGGCCGAGGGGTTCACCAACCACCAGCTCTGGGACTTCGCCGCCACCACGGCTGAGCAGTACCCGCTCCTGTTGCACTTCGCCTACTTCGACCTGTACCGCAAGCAGGTGGTCAAGCAAGCGGATCTGGTCCTGGCCATGCACCGCCGCGGCGACGCGTTCACCGCCGAGCAGAAAGCCCGCAACTTCGCGTACTACGAAGCCGTCACTGTCCGGGACTCCTCGCTTTCTGCATGCACCCAGGCGGTGATCGCCGCCGAGGTCGGCCACGTCCAACTGGCCTATGACTACCTGGCTGAGGCGGCCCTCATGGACCTCGAGAACTTGGAGCACAACACCCGCGATGGCCTGCACATAGCCTCACTCGCCGGCAGCTGGACCGCCCTGGTGGCCGGTCTGGCCGGCATGCGCGATCGGGGCGGCACCTTGAGCTTCGCTCCCCGGCTTCCTGAGCAACTGTCCAGGCTTGCATTCAGGATCTCCGTGCGCCGGCGACGCCTGGCCGTAGACATACGGGCCGCGGCCGCCACGTACACCCTGCTCGACGGGGAGCCGATGACCGTCGCCCACCACGGCCAGCCGCTTGCCGTCTCGCTCAACAATCCCGTCGTGTGCCAGATCCCTGATGCGGCTGTGGCGTCGCCGGCGCCTACACAACCACCGGGGCGTCGCCCCGCCCGGCGACACCCAACTGAGGGTAGCGAAGGAGCAAAAGGATGCGAACGATCATCGAACTGACCGGCACAAATCCCCATCAACTAGCGCCCGGGGGATATCCGGCGCCGGCCTGAGGGGCTACTTTCGAGCCAGCGATGCGGCGTTTGGCAGCGATCGTCGCTCTCCTCGGCGGGTTCGTGTCGGTGGTAGAGGCGTGCGGAGGCAGCGCATCGCGCCCGGTGTCGGTGCACAAGGCCGTGTCCGCGCCACCGGCCGCCACCCAGTCGGCAGGACCGACTAGCGCGGCGCGCCACACCTTCATAGAGGAGCGGGTCGGGCAGGGAAGGCAGGCCTGGGTCGCGGTGCCGGTGGCGACGCTGTGGAACCAGCCGGGCTTCACTCGGCCCGTGGACCGATTGGTCGTCCAGGCGCAACCCGCGGTCGCCGATTGGCTTTCCTCGATGGACACCTCGAGCAAGCTCGAACTCGACTACACGATGGCGACCCAGGCGCTCCTCGATGAACCCCTCACGGTCGTCGAGATCTCCGGTGACTGGGCGGACGTACTGGTCCAGGATCAGACCGGCAGTGTGTATACCGACGGCGTGGAAGGTTGGATGCCGCTGTCGCAGATCACGTTCGACGCGCCGCCCGCTACCGGTGCGTACGCGACCGTGTCCCAGCCTATAGCCGGCGCCGGCGATCCGTCCCTCTCGTACGGGACGCGGCTGCCGATTCTCTCGTCCACCCCCGGCGGTTACGTCGTATGGACTCCTTACGGCAAGCGCTTCCTGCCGGGTAACGAAGCGAGGCCTGCACCGCCGCCGATAACACCGCAAGCGGTTCTCGGGGAAGCCGAGAAGTTCCTCGGTCTCCCCTACCTGTGGGCGGGCACGTCGGGTTACGGGTTCGACTGCTCGGGCCTCACTTATGCCATCTACCGCCAGTTCGGCATTACCCTCGCCCGCGACGCCGGCGACCAGGCGTCCGAAGGTCGCCCCGTCGCGAGAGACCAGCTCCGGCCCGGAGACCTGATGTTCTTCGCTTCCGGAGGCCAGATCCATCACGTCGGCATTTACGCGGGCAACGGCCTCATGCTGCACGCTCCGCAGACCGGCAGCGTGGTGCAGGAGATCAAGATCTGGTCCTCGCCTTTGGCGAGCCAGTACGAGGGCGCTCGGCGCTACTTCGGGTAGACGAGCACGCCGCGGATGTTGCGGCCTGCCCGCATGTCCGCGTAGCCCTCGTTGATGCCGTCGAGCGGGTAGGTGCGCGTCACCATCCCGTCCAGATCGATCTGACCTTGCTTGTAGAGGTCCACGAGACGGGGAATGTCGGCCCGGGGGTTCGCGGAACCGTAAAGACAGCCGACGATCTCCTTCTCCATGAACATCAGGTCGACCATGCTCAGCTTCACGTCGGTCTCGAAGGCGTTGTGCACGTTGGTCATGACCGCGCGTCCCCGCTTGGCGACCAGCGCCATCATCGGCGCGACCAGTTCGCCCTTGCCGACTCCCATCGTCGCGATCACCTTGTGGCACATGCGGCCCCAGGTCTCTTCCTGGATCAGCGGGAAGGCCTCGGTGATGGAAGCGGCTGTGTGAGTCGCTCCGAATCGCATCGCCGACTCACGCTTCAACGGCTCGGGGTCGATCGCGAAGATCCGCTTGGCTCCGGCCAGGCTGGCTCCCTGCACGGCGGCTGACCCGAGGCCTCCGACCCCGACGACGGCCACGTCCTCACCCGGCCGCACGTCGGCCCGGTACACCGCCGATCCCCATCCGGTTGTGAAGCCGCACCCGAGCAGGCACGCGAGGTCGAGCGGGATGTAGGGGTCAATCTTGATGAAGGAAGCCTCGTTGGCGACGGTCCAGTGTGCGAAGGTGCCGACCATGCACATGGCCCGGAGGTCCTGACCGCCGGCGCGATGCCGTGAGGTGCCGTCGGTGATCTGCAAGCCGTCCGGGAGGAGCGCTCCCAGGTCGCAGAGGTTCTGGTGGCCGCTGCTGCACGACGGGCAACGACCGCACGCCGGGAGGAAGCTGGTCACCACGTGATCGCCGGGCGAAAGTGCGGTCACGCCGGGGCCGACAGCCTCCACGACGCCGGCGCCCTCATGGCCGCCGACCATCGGCAAGGGCATCGGAGAGTCACCGGTGACGACGTGCTCGTCCGAGTGGCACATGCCCGACGCGGCGAGCCGGACCAGCACCTCGCCTTCCTTGGGGCCGTCCAGGTCGATCCGCTCGATCTTCCACTCCGTGCCGATCTCCCACAACACCGCGGCATCGGTCTGCATCCGGTCCCTCCCCGTCACCGGCCCGTGCAATCACCGGGCCGCCCGAAGATGCTACGCCCTGCGATCCTCCCGCGGACCATCCGCATTCGCCGTAGGCGCTTAGTCGGAGATCGTTGGAGTGACCATTACGACCAGGGATAGTCGCTTGGCGATCTGCATGACTACCCAAAACCGGAAGGCTGAATCGTCAGCGGTTGAGCGTGCCCATGTCGACGGGCACCTGCACACCGGTGATGTATTTGCTCTCGTCGGATGCGAGGAACGCGACGGCGTTGGATACAGCCTCGGGTTCCATCATGAAGTACGGCAGGCTGGTCATGAACACCGGACCGAGCGTGTCGGAGAATCGGTTGATGAGATCGGGCAGCGTGGGGCCGTCGTTCATCTTGGTGTTCACCGCGGCCGGGTGGACGGAGTTGACGCGTATGCGGTGGGCGCCGAGCTCGTTGGCGAGGGCACGGGACAGTCCAACCGCTCCGTGCTTGGCCGCGACATAGTGACCGACGAACGGCGTCCCGCTCAGACCAGCGACGGAGCTCACAATGATGATCGACCCGCCGCTCCCCTGCTCGATCATCGCCGGGACCGTCGCCTTGATCGTGTGCCAGACCCCCGTCAGGTTGGTGTCGATCATGTCCTGCCACTGCTCCTCGGAAAGCTCCCATAGCAGGCCCGCTGTCAGGATCCCGGCGTTGGCGACGACGACATCGATCCGGCCGAACGCCTCGAGGGTCGCGGCGACGGCCTTCTGCAGGTCGGCGAGGATCCGAACGTCACCCCGAAGGCCGATCATCGACTGACCCTGTGCTTCGACCAGCCGTACGGTCTCGGCGAGATCGTCGGGTGTCGCGGGCTCGTACTCCACCTGCAGCGGCGCGCAGATGTCGACCCCAGCGATCCGTGCGCCCTCGGCCGCCAAACGGACCGCGTGCGAGCGCCCCTGCCCCCTGGCGGCTCCCGTGATCAAGGCCACCTTCCCGTCAAGCCGTCCCATCGGGCGAAAGTTACCAGACAGATCCTTGACCGAAGTCAACGACCCGCTACCGTGGGTCCCGTGCCGACCGGCCCGCTGGACTCGAAGGATCTCCTGGACCCCAAGGACGGTGTCACGGCCGCGATCCAGGCCCTGTTCCGGCTGGAGGGCAGCCGGCGGATCCACCAGCAACTCGCTTCGGCCGCAGGGGTGTCGATATCGCAGCAGGGCTTGCGGCTGCTCGGCAGGATCGTCGAGGAAGGTCCCACGTCGCCGGGTCAGCTGGCGTCGATGCTGGATCTCGACCCGGCTGTGGTGACCAGGTTGCTGAGGCAGCTGGAGGAATCCGGGTGGGTGTCGCGCAACCGGAGCAGCGAAGACGGGCGGGTGACCGTCGTCGAAGTCACCGGTCCGGGCGCAGAGACCTTCGACAGGATGCGCGAGGTGATCTGGCGCCACATGCGCCGCGCTCTGTCGGAATGGCCGGTCGAGGATGTTGAAAGGCTGTCGTCTTTGCTGGGACGGCTGGTCGAGGACGTGCAGCAGCGGCCGTACCCGAGCCTGACCGAGCCGGTCAGCTCCCCTTGAGCGCGCCGATCGGGAATGTCTTCTCGAAGGTGTCCTCGATGTAGCCGGGACCCTCGAGGGTCGGGAGGAACCAGCCGGTCGGGCACATGGTGAGCACCTCCACAAACGTGAATCCCTCACCTGCGGCCGAGAGCTCGAACGCCCGCTTGATGTAGCGCTTCGTCTTCGCGATCGAGCCGGCGTTGTTGACGGCACCGCGCGCGACGTAGACAGCTCCGGGCAGGGCGGCGACGAGCTCGGCGACGGGCACGGGGTAACCGTGGTCGCCGGGATCTCGTCCGTCGAGACTCGTCTTGGTGCGCTGGCCGAGGACCGACGCGGCGGTCATCTGGCCGCCGGTGTCTCCGAAGACGCCGTTGTTGAGCATGATCGTTGTGATCCGTTCGCCGCGTGCCGCGGCGTGGAGGACCTCGGCGAGGCCTTCGCTCGCGACGTCGCCGTCTCCTTGGATGGTGAAGACCGCAGCGCCGGGCCGGACTCTCTTGATGCCGGTGGCGACCGCCGGCGCCCGGCCGTGGAGGCACTGCAGGAAGTCGATGTCTGCCAGGGAGACGATGTTGGTGTAGCAGCCGTGGCCGACGACCCCGATCGCGCGGCGCTGAAGGTCCAGGTCGGATATCGCCTCGAGCATCAGCCGCCACGCGACGGGGTGACCGCAACCGGGGCAGAGATGGTGCTCGCCGGATATCTGCAAGGGCGCCAATGCTTCGGCGACCTTCCTCCCTGCAGGGACGGGGGGGGTCGTCATGTGAGGGCTCCTTGCGCGATCAGGTCCGTGACACGGTCGCGGATCCACCCTACGGAGAGGATCTCGCCCTGGCGCATCCCGGAGAAGTCGATGCTCACCCTGCCGACCGGCACGACGGGGATTCGCCCGCCGATCGACAGCCTCACGTCGTCGATCATCTGGCCGGCGTTGACTTCGAATACGAGAACACGCGACGCGTTGCGCGCCGCCTCTGCGAGTGCGGACTCCGGGAACGGCCAGAGGGTGATGGGCCTGAAACAGCCGACCCTCGTCCCCTTGTCGCGCAGCTCGCCGACGACCTGTTCGACGAAGGGCGCGGCGGTGCCGAAGGAGACGATCACTGTGTCGGCATCCTCGCAGGAAAAAGACTCCGACCGCTGCTCCGCTCTCGCCATCTCCTCGAACTTGGTCGCGATGTGCTGCCAGTGGAGGTCCGGTCCCGGGCCGGGATTGTCAGCCTTGCCCATGGCCCAGGTCCAGATCTGGCGCGACCTGCCGGTGCCACCGAGGGAGCCGTCCAGAGCCCAGTCCTTCGGCGGCAGGGCGCCCAAGCTGAGCGGCTCGACGTCGACGCTCATGTAGGTGTGGGAAATGAGGTAATCGCCGTACATGGTGACCGGTGCACGGTAGAGGTCGGCCAGGTGGAACAGCAGCTGGGTGTGCTCGACCGCTTCGGCCACGTCCTTGGGTGCGAGGCACAGCGTCCGGTAGTCGCCCCAACCGCCGCCGCGCGTGGCCTGGAAGTAGTCCTGCTGGCCGCGGGCCATGTTGAACACCACGAAGGGCACCTCGTTGAGCGCGGCTTCGGCGATCGCCTCCTGCATGAGAGCGATGCCCTGGCCGCAGGACCCGGTGGCGGAGCGGGCGCCGGCGGCTCCGGCCCCGAGCGCCATGTTGACCGCCTCGATCTCGCTCTCGGCATTCATGCAGACCCCACCGGCTGACGGCATGCGGCGGGCCATGGCTTCGAGAAGCTCGGTGAACGGGAGCATCGGGTAGCCGGCGAAGAAACGGCAGCCCGCCATTATCGCCGCGTGGGCTACGGCGTCGCTGCCCTGAAGAAGGCGAGGTGACATCAGAGTTGCTCGCTCACCGGAGTGTCGAAGCGGAACACCTCGAAGCAGTAGTCCGGGCAGACGTCGCGGCAGGCTCGGCACGCCGTGCACCCGGGCGATAGCAGGGGGAACCGGTATCCGGTCGCGTTGACGGCTTCGGACATCGACAGGACCCCAGGGCGACAAGCGGTTATGCAGAGCTCGCAACCCTTGCATCGTTCGGTGTCGATGGTGACGGTGCCCCTCGAGACCACCGTCTCGCTCACGCGGCGACCTCGGACCAGGCGGGATGGGACGCAGGGGTCGCGTCGGCCCCAGCGCGTATCGCGGCCTCGTTGGCCGCGATGTGCTGTGTGCGGTACGGCGGCACGAGTTCGCGCATCGCTTCAACGAGTGAGTCCGTGCCCACAATGCCGGTTGCGGTCGCGTACGCGCCCAGCAGCACGAAACCGGCTGCCATCGGTGCCCCGATTTCCCCTGCTATGTCCCCGGCCGCGATCCCGACGATCCCGCCTGGGCCCGCGGTGATGTCGGGAGCGATCGTGGTGTTCACGACGGCCACACCGCCTTGGCGCAGGCGAGGGGCCACTCCCGGCCAGTACCGGCCGTGCATGACCATCGCCGACCATGCCGTCTCGAGGATCGGCACGGCCCGCAGCCCGCGGTCTGCCACCACGACGGACGCCTCGGTTTGGCCACCCCGCATCTCGCCCCCGTAGTGCGAGCTCATCATCACCTGGCGACCCTCGGCGGTGGCGGCCATTGCAAGCGTCTTTGCGGCGAGCTGCACGCCCTGGCCCCCTATACCCGTGAGGATCACCTCGCGTTGCACGACGCGACCCTACCACCCGCACCCCTCCCAACTGAAACCTGGTTCCAGTCGCGCGCTACCCTCCTCGCGTGGAGCTTCTCATCGGAGATCTTCTCGCTTCGGCCGCCACCCTGGATCCACATGGCATCGCGGCCACACTCGGCGAACGCGAGGTCACCTTCGCCGACCTCGACGCATCTGCCGACCTGCTCGCCGCCGCGCTTGCCGCTGCTGGAGTCGGGCGCGGTGACATCGTCGCCTGGTGGTCGCCACCCAGCCTCACATCGATTGCCGGCTTCGCCGCATCGGCGCGCGTGGGCGCGGTGTTCGCGTCACTCAACCCCGCGTTCAGCGACACCGAGGCAAGTTCCGCTCTCGACTACCTCCAACCGCGCCTGCTCGTCGCCGGCGAGGGACTGGCGGAGAGGGCATCGGCGGTCTTCACTGGGGTATCGGTGGTGATCGACGCCGATGGGCGCTCTCCCCTGCCCTCGCTCGTGACGCTGGCGCAACAGGCGCAAGGGGCTCTCGCCCCAGTGAACCTGGACGGCTCCGACCCGCACATCGTGTACCTGACCAGCGGGACAACCGGCGCACCCAAAGGGGTCGTGGTGAGCCACAGCGCCTCCTGGCTGAGGGCTTTCCCCGGAGGGTCCACCTTTGCCGACGGGCTGCGCGGAGACGGCGGGATCCTCGCGGCCTTTCCACTCTTCCACTACGGCGGCTGGCACTACGTCCTCGAATCGTGGCACCACCGGTGCGCGTTCCACGCGTGCGACCGTTTCGACGGCGAGACGCTTGCCTCCGTCGCGTCGCGCCGGCGACCGTCGGCCATGTACTGCATACCCGCCGTTTGGGAGCGCGTCCTGGAGAGCGCGAAGGGAGAAGAGCTCTCATCAATCCTCCACGCGGACACGGGAACCTCGGCCGCTCCGCCTGACCTGCTTGCACGGCTAAAGGAGCGGATGCCACTAGCGACCACCTCGGTCCTCTACGGGTCGACCGAAGGCGGCCACCACACCACACTGCTCGACCGCGACATCCCTGACCACCCCGGGAGCGTGGGCCGCGCGGCCCCCCCGGGGATCATCCGTGTCGACGGCACGGGCGAGGTCCTCTACCGGAGCCCGACTGTAATGACGGGATACCTCAACCGCGCCGAGGAGACCGAAGCCGCGCTTCGCGACGGCTGGTACCACACAGGTGACCTGGGCGTGATGGACGAGCGCGGGTATCTGTACATAACAGGCAGAGTGCGCGAGGTCATACGAACCGGCGGCGAGACGGTGTCCCCGGCAGAGGTCGAAGCGGCGCTGCGGGGGTACCCCGGCATCGAGGACGTCGCGGTGGTGGGCATCGCCGATCGCACATGGGGTGAGACCGTGACAGCGGCCGTCGTGTGCGCACCCGGGCACGCCGTCCCCGCCGTCGGCGATCTCCGTGACCACATCGGAGCAAGGCTTGCGCCGTACAAGCACCCTCGAGCCGTCGTGGCGGTCGAACGGATCCCGCGGACGCCGGCGACGGGCCAGGTGCAGAGAACCCTGCTTCGCGACCTGCTGGCCGAGGATCGGACCTAGCCCAGGCAGACCACGAGCCCGGCCGGGATGGCGGGTG
It includes:
- a CDS encoding MarR family transcriptional regulator, whose protein sequence is MPTGPLDSKDLLDPKDGVTAAIQALFRLEGSRRIHQQLASAAGVSISQQGLRLLGRIVEEGPTSPGQLASMLDLDPAVVTRLLRQLEESGWVSRNRSSEDGRVTVVEVTGPGAETFDRMREVIWRHMRRALSEWPVEDVERLSSLLGRLVEDVQQRPYPSLTEPVSSP
- a CDS encoding DUF488 family protein produces the protein MAKKEVRVRRVYDTPAPADGARVLVDRIWPRGLTKDKAHLDEWCKEVAPSTELRKWYSHDPSRFEEFTRRYHAELKQRARSDTLAHLRQLAKDRTLTLLTATKQPDISEAEVLARMLRE
- a CDS encoding C40 family peptidase, producing the protein MRRLAAIVALLGGFVSVVEACGGSASRPVSVHKAVSAPPAATQSAGPTSAARHTFIEERVGQGRQAWVAVPVATLWNQPGFTRPVDRLVVQAQPAVADWLSSMDTSSKLELDYTMATQALLDEPLTVVEISGDWADVLVQDQTGSVYTDGVEGWMPLSQITFDAPPATGAYATVSQPIAGAGDPSLSYGTRLPILSSTPGGYVVWTPYGKRFLPGNEARPAPPPITPQAVLGEAEKFLGLPYLWAGTSGYGFDCSGLTYAIYRQFGITLARDAGDQASEGRPVARDQLRPGDLMFFASGGQIHHVGIYAGNGLMLHAPQTGSVVQEIKIWSSPLASQYEGARRYFG
- a CDS encoding HAD-IA family hydrolase, with the translated sequence MSDHALGLPTRIEACLFDLDGVLTQTAKVHAAAWKEMFDAFLEARAEKTREAFLAFDPVGDYDAYVDGKPRADGTRSFLASRGIELPEGSPGDPPGAETILGLGNAKNEIVLRRLRSDGVEAYEGSIRYVRAVRGAGLRPAVVSSSTNCADVLVAAGIDDLFDARIDGVTAERDHLAGKPAPDLFLAGARALGVDPGDAAVFEDALAGVAAGRAGRFGFVVGVDRAGQAAELRAHGADVVVRDLAELMESS
- a CDS encoding glycoside hydrolase family 65 protein, which encodes MISHPAFRVEPWCLRATELDLSVLAQGESVFALANGHIGWRGNLDEGEPHGLPGSYLNGVYELRPLPYGEPGYGNPESDQTAINVTNGKLIRLLVDDEPFDVRYGELRSHERCLDFRAGVLERAAEWASPAGSAVRVRSTRLVSFVQRSVAAICYEVEALDGPLRVVVQSELVANEQLPSPDGDPRVAAALEAPLVEQEHAAKAARAGLVHSTRRSGLCVAAVMDHVVDGPAGTHVSSESFPHLGRTTITAEIAPGQPLRLVKFVAYGWSASRSIPAVRDQADAALAGAVQSGWEGLLADQRAYLDAFWERADVELDGDAGIQQAVRFSLFHVLQAGARAEGRAIAAKGLTGTGYDGHCFWDTEAFVLPMLTHIAPETVAHALRWRHSTLALATERARQLGLAGAAFPWRTIQGEECSSYWPASTAAFHVNADIADAVIRYLDTTDDKAFERSVGLELLTETARLWCSLGHRDAQGRFRIDGVTGPDEYSAIADNNVYTNLMAQQNLRAAAEIAGRHRDRATELGIDEAETTGWREAAEAMYIPYDERLGVHPQAEGFTNHQLWDFAATTAEQYPLLLHFAYFDLYRKQVVKQADLVLAMHRRGDAFTAEQKARNFAYYEAVTVRDSSLSACTQAVIAAEVGHVQLAYDYLAEAALMDLENLEHNTRDGLHIASLAGSWTALVAGLAGMRDRGGTLSFAPRLPEQLSRLAFRISVRRRRLAVDIRAAAATYTLLDGEPMTVAHHGQPLAVSLNNPVVCQIPDAAVASPAPTQPPGRRPARRHPTEGSEGAKGCERSSN
- a CDS encoding thiamine pyrophosphate-dependent enzyme; amino-acid sequence: MTTPPVPAGRKVAEALAPLQISGEHHLCPGCGHPVAWRLMLEAISDLDLQRRAIGVVGHGCYTNIVSLADIDFLQCLHGRAPAVATGIKRVRPGAAVFTIQGDGDVASEGLAEVLHAAARGERITTIMLNNGVFGDTGGQMTAASVLGQRTKTSLDGRDPGDHGYPVPVAELVAALPGAVYVARGAVNNAGSIAKTKRYIKRAFELSAAGEGFTFVEVLTMCPTGWFLPTLEGPGYIEDTFEKTFPIGALKGS
- a CDS encoding mycofactocin-coupled SDR family oxidoreductase; amino-acid sequence: MGRLDGKVALITGAARGQGRSHAVRLAAEGARIAGVDICAPLQVEYEPATPDDLAETVRLVEAQGQSMIGLRGDVRILADLQKAVAATLEAFGRIDVVVANAGILTAGLLWELSEEQWQDMIDTNLTGVWHTIKATVPAMIEQGSGGSIIIVSSVAGLSGTPFVGHYVAAKHGAVGLSRALANELGAHRIRVNSVHPAAVNTKMNDGPTLPDLINRFSDTLGPVFMTSLPYFMMEPEAVSNAVAFLASDESKYITGVQVPVDMGTLNR
- a CDS encoding HAD family hydrolase — encoded protein: MKKSHDEAKTAEAMVVLFDVDETLVHTGGSGARCWKAAFQKLYDIPADIGEHSSAGETDPQVARATFKGVIGRDPSADELGKLYAAYLLHLADDIWKSEGYRVLAGAEETLVHLGQAGVMLGLVSGAMEGAARTKLAPANLNRFFIFGAYGSDSPDRAELTRLAIEKATRLHEKLTPAHVYVVGDTPHDMEATKAAGAVPVGVASGHYSANELRAAGAAHVLVSLEEPFPGLSGS
- a CDS encoding NDMA-dependent alcohol dehydrogenase, whose amino-acid sequence is MQTDAAVLWEIGTEWKIERIDLDGPKEGEVLVRLAASGMCHSDEHVVTGDSPMPLPMVGGHEGAGVVEAVGPGVTALSPGDHVVTSFLPACGRCPSCSSGHQNLCDLGALLPDGLQITDGTSRHRAGGQDLRAMCMVGTFAHWTVANEASFIKIDPYIPLDLACLLGCGFTTGWGSAVYRADVRPGEDVAVVGVGGLGSAAVQGASLAGAKRIFAIDPEPLKRESAMRFGATHTAASITEAFPLIQEETWGRMCHKVIATMGVGKGELVAPMMALVAKRGRAVMTNVHNAFETDVKLSMVDLMFMEKEIVGCLYGSANPRADIPRLVDLYKQGQIDLDGMVTRTYPLDGINEGYADMRAGRNIRGVLVYPK